A single genomic interval of uncultured Pseudodesulfovibrio sp. harbors:
- a CDS encoding TylF/MycF/NovP-related O-methyltransferase: protein MKVRISSDVEYKDINDRDFAAIAARCAEYSLTIQRGIEPFYGLYKAVEYVVTRDIPGDIVECGVWRGGSVMLAAMALARFGDTTRKLHLFDTFDGVPEPDPVDMDWNGTSSHPVWSQHQQRGTKWGYGGPLEDVRKNVFQTGYPEENFLFVKGLVEDTLPDAAPEQIALLRLDTDLYRSTAHELETLYPRLAIGGVLIIDDYGYYQGARKAVDEYLEKTNATILLNRIDASVRVGVKVG, encoded by the coding sequence ATGAAAGTCCGGATTTCCAGTGACGTCGAATACAAGGATATCAATGATCGCGATTTCGCGGCCATTGCCGCACGGTGTGCCGAATATTCGCTGACAATACAGCGCGGCATCGAACCGTTCTACGGTCTGTACAAGGCCGTTGAATACGTTGTGACCCGCGATATCCCCGGCGACATCGTCGAATGCGGCGTCTGGCGCGGCGGATCGGTCATGCTCGCGGCCATGGCGCTTGCCCGTTTCGGCGACACCACGCGAAAGCTTCACCTCTTCGACACCTTTGACGGTGTGCCCGAACCCGACCCTGTGGACATGGACTGGAACGGCACCAGCTCGCATCCCGTCTGGAGCCAGCATCAGCAACGCGGAACCAAGTGGGGTTACGGCGGCCCGTTGGAAGACGTTCGCAAAAACGTGTTCCAGACCGGGTATCCCGAAGAAAACTTCCTCTTTGTCAAAGGACTGGTCGAGGACACCCTGCCCGATGCCGCGCCCGAACAAATAGCCCTGCTGCGGCTTGATACCGATCTCTACCGATCCACTGCCCATGAACTCGAAACCCTGTATCCGCGCCTCGCCATCGGCGGGGTGCTCATCATCGATGACTACGGATACTATCAGGGTGCGCGAAAAGCCGTGGACGAATACCTCGAAAAAACCAACGCCACAATCCTCCTCAACCGAATCGACGCTTCCGTCCGCGTGGGTGTGAAAGTCGGGTAA
- a CDS encoding adenylate/guanylate cyclase domain-containing protein: MRAALHYVVALGLLTVYGGQVCPLIDTLTLVHWGTIVSGTFVLLVMSRAVLVPRLVECAPLLEQSVRTFYLELGLFTAFGVGLSVFDHAVLGFPTLESGVKVILGFMTFGFFIGLDLALAQVRNYGEAVLRHDVPPPEIGHYTSLTRKFSLFALATVALSGGVLILAVAKDVYWMKHNADKLHESLTHLAILAEVGFVLILLCGYTLLIIYSYTRNIRLFFGRETEVLRKVRDGDLSSRVPILTRDEFGEIADHTNSMIKGLEERNRIKHVFGKAVSPTIAARLMRQAENGLSLGGSMQSLVILFSDIRDFTARTESSAPETVIADLNAWFTEAVEAVCDHGGVVDKFIGDGILVVFGFDGDMSACEKAVACAREMLVRLERLNPTLSAPIDIGIGIHKGEVLAGILGSPERLEFTVIGDVVNTASRIEGMTRRLDASVLISEAVKHDLEKTTSFSGWQDFGESELKGKTHPVRLWGLPIG, encoded by the coding sequence ATGCGTGCAGCGTTGCATTATGTCGTCGCCCTCGGGCTTCTGACCGTCTACGGCGGACAGGTCTGTCCGCTTATCGATACGTTGACCCTTGTGCATTGGGGAACCATTGTCTCGGGCACATTCGTTCTCCTTGTCATGTCGCGGGCCGTGCTCGTGCCGCGATTGGTGGAGTGCGCGCCGCTGCTGGAACAATCCGTCCGCACCTTTTATCTGGAGCTGGGACTGTTCACCGCCTTTGGTGTCGGTTTGTCCGTGTTCGATCACGCGGTCCTCGGTTTTCCCACGCTGGAAAGCGGGGTCAAGGTCATCCTCGGCTTCATGACATTCGGCTTTTTCATCGGTCTGGACCTCGCTCTGGCTCAGGTCCGCAACTATGGCGAGGCGGTTCTGCGGCATGATGTCCCGCCACCGGAAATAGGTCATTATACCTCGCTGACCCGGAAGTTTTCCCTTTTCGCGCTGGCCACCGTAGCCCTGTCCGGTGGTGTCTTGATCCTTGCCGTGGCCAAGGACGTCTACTGGATGAAGCACAATGCGGACAAACTGCACGAATCCCTGACGCATCTCGCCATTCTTGCGGAGGTCGGCTTCGTTCTCATTCTGCTGTGCGGCTATACCCTGCTCATCATCTATTCCTACACCCGCAATATCCGGCTCTTTTTCGGCAGAGAAACCGAGGTGCTCAGGAAGGTTCGTGACGGCGACCTGTCCAGCCGGGTGCCGATCCTGACCCGTGACGAATTCGGTGAAATCGCGGACCATACCAATTCCATGATCAAGGGGCTGGAGGAACGCAATCGCATCAAGCACGTTTTCGGCAAGGCCGTCAGCCCGACCATTGCCGCACGTCTCATGCGGCAGGCTGAGAACGGTCTTTCGCTGGGCGGCTCCATGCAGTCGCTGGTGATCCTTTTTTCGGATATTCGGGATTTCACCGCCCGCACGGAATCCAGCGCGCCGGAAACCGTCATAGCGGATCTCAATGCGTGGTTCACCGAGGCCGTGGAGGCCGTCTGCGACCATGGCGGCGTGGTGGACAAGTTCATCGGGGACGGCATTCTTGTGGTTTTCGGTTTCGACGGCGACATGTCCGCCTGTGAAAAGGCCGTGGCCTGCGCTCGTGAGATGCTCGTCCGGCTGGAACGCCTCAATCCGACACTCTCCGCCCCGATCGACATAGGCATCGGCATCCATAAGGGAGAGGTGCTGGCCGGAATTCTCGGTTCGCCCGAACGGCTTGAATTCACTGTGATAGGAGACGTGGTCAACACGGCCTCGCGGATCGAGGGCATGACCCGGCGGCTCGACGCTTCCGTGCTGATCTCCGAAGCCGTGAAGCATGATCTGGAAAAGACGACGTCCTTTTCCGGCTGGCAGGATTTCGGTGAATCGGAACTCAAGGGCAAGACGCACCCTGTCAGGCTCTGGGGCCTTCCGATCGGCTAA